The proteins below are encoded in one region of Paenibacillus sp. YYML68:
- a CDS encoding type II toxin-antitoxin system death-on-curing family toxin produces MNHIEVDDIIRFHAKIVAATGGSNGIRDRALIESAIQKAFVTFDEQDLYEGVLKKISVIAYSLVKNHGFVDGNKRIGVASMLLLLRLNDIKVEYSQKELIDLGLGIAEGKLKEEDIEQWIIGHQV; encoded by the coding sequence ATGAATCATATAGAAGTTGACGATATAATCAGATTCCATGCAAAGATCGTAGCCGCAACCGGTGGCTCAAATGGGATAAGAGATCGTGCGTTGATTGAAAGTGCAATTCAAAAAGCATTTGTTACATTTGATGAACAAGATTTGTATGAAGGAGTCCTAAAGAAAATTTCAGTTATAGCTTATTCACTAGTAAAGAATCATGGTTTTGTTGATGGAAATAAGCGCATTGGTGTTGCATCTATGCTGTTGTTACTTAGGCTGAATGATATAAAAGTCGAGTATTCACAAAAGGAATTGATAGACTTAGGATTGGGAATAGCCGAAGGAAAACTAAAAGAAGAAGATATTGAACAATGGATAATTGGACATCAAGTGTGA
- the fosB gene encoding metallothiol transferase FosB: MQIQGISHLCFSVSDLTKSIMFYQQVFGAKILVKGRKLAYFDLNGLWIALNEESEIERTEQNKSYTHIAFSILEEEYEAFKDKFRELDVNIISGRERDERDKRSIYFTDPDGHKFELHTGQLNDRMEYYRNSKVHMTFFN; this comes from the coding sequence ATGCAAATTCAAGGTATAAGTCACTTATGCTTTTCAGTGTCTGATTTAACTAAATCTATTATGTTTTATCAGCAAGTTTTTGGAGCAAAGATATTAGTAAAGGGCAGAAAGCTAGCTTATTTTGATTTAAATGGATTATGGATAGCTTTAAATGAGGAATCTGAAATTGAAAGAACCGAACAAAATAAATCATATACGCATATAGCATTTTCAATATTAGAAGAAGAATACGAGGCATTCAAAGATAAATTTAGAGAATTAGATGTCAATATAATATCTGGAAGAGAGCGTGATGAAAGAGACAAGAGGTCCATTTATTTTACAGACCCAGACGGGCACAAATTTGAATTACACACAGGACAATTAAATGATAGGATGGAATATTATAGAAATAGTAAAGTGCACATGACATTTTTTAACTAA
- a CDS encoding NADAR family protein: MYQINFYQTDRPYGCFSNFSNHPIKVENKIWPTSEHYFQGMKFKNTEHEELIRLASTPMEAATMGRDRSRPLRSDWEQIKDEVMRIAVKAKISQNISVRNILLSTGNCIIVEHTKNDSYWADGGDGTGKNMLGLILMEVRNSLEEYEEEFYLPQWMAFPGIHPFDMFWRKGKGEEYVSVKYIPPSPHVCIDEIMSSI; this comes from the coding sequence ATGTATCAAATAAATTTCTATCAAACCGACCGTCCATATGGTTGTTTTTCTAATTTTTCAAACCATCCAATTAAAGTAGAAAATAAGATCTGGCCAACTTCTGAACATTATTTTCAAGGAATGAAATTTAAGAATACTGAGCATGAAGAATTAATAAGATTAGCTTCAACACCAATGGAAGCTGCAACGATGGGGAGGGACCGATCAAGACCACTAAGATCAGATTGGGAACAAATAAAGGATGAGGTAATGCGAATAGCAGTAAAAGCTAAGATATCTCAGAACATTAGTGTAAGGAATATCTTGTTATCTACAGGAAACTGTATAATAGTGGAACATACTAAAAACGACTCATATTGGGCAGATGGTGGGGATGGGACAGGTAAAAACATGTTGGGATTAATATTAATGGAAGTTAGAAACTCTTTAGAAGAATACGAGGAAGAATTCTACTTACCACAGTGGATGGCTTTTCCGGGTATTCATCCGTTTGATATGTTTTGGAGGAAGGGGAAAGGTGAGGAGTATGTAAGCGTCAAATACATCCCACCTTCACCCCATGTATGCATAGATGAGATAATGTCCTCAATATGA
- the tnpA gene encoding IS66 family insertion sequence element accessory protein TnpA encodes MNRAERQQAWRTRIENYRASGQTMVVWSKANNHTIHELKYWLKQIEGPPKSKRSKSASIFIPVTVTPPPARSNLPTGSLRIHVGAASIELSESFDSTQLREIVKVLKDLC; translated from the coding sequence ATGAATCGAGCGGAGCGACAACAGGCATGGAGAACTCGCATTGAGAACTATCGAGCGAGCGGTCAAACCATGGTAGTCTGGAGTAAAGCCAATAACCATACCATCCATGAGCTGAAGTACTGGCTCAAACAGATCGAAGGCCCCCCCAAATCCAAACGATCAAAGTCCGCATCAATCTTCATCCCTGTTACCGTGACACCTCCTCCCGCACGTAGCAATCTGCCAACGGGATCCCTACGGATTCATGTTGGAGCGGCTTCTATTGAACTGAGTGAGTCATTCGACTCTACCCAGCTTCGTGAAATCGTTAAGGTGCTGAAGGATCTATGTTGA
- the tnpB gene encoding IS66 family insertion sequence element accessory protein TnpB (TnpB, as the term is used for proteins encoded by IS66 family insertion elements, is considered an accessory protein, since TnpC, encoded by a neighboring gene, is a DDE family transposase.) — MLTIPSSIPVYLASGSTDLRKSIDGLAALVQEVYALNPFSSSLFVFCNRQRDKLKILYWDVNGFWLFYRRLERGTFQWPTDDSHATIALTRRELNWLLDGLSIEQQQAHPVVSVQTVV, encoded by the coding sequence ATGTTGACCATTCCGAGCAGCATTCCCGTGTATTTAGCAAGCGGCAGTACGGACTTACGCAAGTCGATCGATGGCCTGGCCGCTCTGGTGCAGGAGGTGTATGCACTCAACCCCTTCTCGAGCAGCTTGTTCGTGTTCTGCAATCGACAGCGAGACAAGCTCAAGATTCTGTATTGGGATGTAAATGGCTTCTGGCTGTTCTACCGCCGCCTCGAACGCGGCACCTTCCAGTGGCCGACTGACGACAGCCATGCGACCATCGCCCTGACTCGTCGCGAATTGAACTGGTTGCTGGACGGACTGTCCATCGAGCAGCAGCAAGCGCATCCTGTGGTTTCCGTTCAAACGGTGGTGTAG